The following nucleotide sequence is from Gymnodinialimonas sp. 202GB13-11.
TGAGAACCCTGTGGGAGAGGGGTGTATCCGCTCGCCAATGGGTTGAGCGTCAACGCTTTTCTTCTGCTGTGGAGAGAGGGGCGCGGGAGGGTGCGGTTTCTGCACCTGCGAAGGCGATTTTCGAGGTGTCGACGTGAGAATCGGAGCGCACAAGATGTTGCGGTGTTTGGGCCGAAATCGGTGGGAAATGCGGCCAAACCGGCGCAGATTCGGCAAAATCGGGGAATTTGGGGCCAAATTCGCCGGGTGAGTGATCCTGTAGTGAAGCTGTAGTTATTCTGTAGTTACACCTGTCGTGTTCACGCTTCCTTAACCACCCCACAGGACAGTCAGGACCCGTTTTCGAAACTCCGAGGTCCAAACATGCCCGACCCGAAACCCCTGACCAAGACCGCCCGCGCGCATCACTTCTACATGGCGGAGGCGATGCGGCGGCTGGAATGGGACCTGCAAAACCACTTGATGAAGGAACGCCGGATCCCCGAGGCGTGGCACGAGATCGCCAGCCGCAAGACCAGTGCGAAGAAACAGCTGACGGTGCGGTTCGACGAGGACGTGGTGAAGTTCTTCAAGTCTGCCGGGCCGGGCTATCAGGGCCGAATGAACGATGTGCTGCGGTCATTCATGCATATGAAGCTGGGCGGGTTCCTGCATGGGGAGGAGACGATCGATGCGTTCCGCGACGGGGACTGGGCCGGGAAGGACCGACCGTCCTGGGGCGAAACGGAGGAGATGCGGCGCAAGCTGGAAGAGGACATGGCGGATATGAAGTGGAAGGCGGAGCAGATGTGAGGGAACCAACCGACGGGGCGGCGCGTTCTACGACCATCCAACCAACGGAGATGACCCATGTTTCGCCTATTCGCGATGATCGCCGCCCTTCTCGCCCTGACAGCTTGCGAGACCGTGGGGGGCTTCGGAGAAGACGTCCAGACCGCCGGCCAAGGCATCTCGGCCACGGCGCAGGCGGTTGAGGAAGAGATTGAGGATTGATCACTGCGACAGCGGTGACGGAGGTGCACCCCTCGGCTGATGGCCGGGGGGTGTTTTTGGTTTGGGGGGCTCAGTTGGAATGGACCATGGCGATGACAGTGGCGCGCTCGACCCAATCGGGGGGCGGGGCGGCGGAGATTTCGGCCAGGTCGCGGAGGACGGCGGGCTGGCTGGCCGGGGGGATCTGGGCGGTCTGGTAGAGGGCTGAGAGGGCGGGGCCGGGTTGGCTGAGCGCCTCGGCCATGATGGCGGGCTGGTTAGCGGCGAGGAGGTTGGAGACGCGGGCGCGGCGGGAATTGTAGGAGGCGTTCTCGACGGCGGTGGCGAGGCCGGTCACGGGCAGGAGGAGCGGGTTGCCGAGATGGCCCGCGTCGCAGGCGGGTAGGAGGAGGAGGAGCGGGAGGGCGGGGAGGGGGCGCATGGGGGGAGGATGCGCGGGTTGGAGGTGGTTGGGCAAGGTTGTGTTGAGTGCGGCGGGCAGCGACCGGACCGAGGGGTGGGCGAGAAGCGCCCGCCCCGTGGGGGCGGTTCGGGCGCTGCCCGGCCTGAGGGCCGGGTGGGAGTTCAAAAGGAAACAGTGCGATTAGGCTTTGTTTGGCATTACCGAAAGGAATTGGGCGTTTGCGGGGGGTGCTGCGAATGTAGGGACGGAGTGTTTGTTTTCGGAAAGTGCGCACGTCTAGAGTGAATTCAGACAATGCGCCCAATTTACGAGTGGAGTTAACTTAGAGGTTTTCAATTATTTGAGGAGTCTAAGTGTGATAAAAGCTCGTTTTTCCAATCCTCGAGCTTATCAATAAAATCTTGAATAAGCATTCGAACACATGTCATGAATATAAGGAAGTTGAACCATAACGGTGTTCCTAAATCATCGTACGTTGCCGGGGTTACAAGTATTAATAAGGTTGTAATCGATAACGAGAGGGATATTCCAACGCTAGATGCGTTCATAAAGGATCGAAAGCTACGAAAAGTTGATCTCCTGCCAAAAATCCAAAATAAAAATGGTGAAAGAAAAAAGAGAAAACCTAAAACTATTTGCCAGTTTGACACAAGGAATATTGGGTCAATAATAAATGATAAAGACGAAATTCCAGATACGAGTTCTGGGCTAGAAGTGATACCGACATAAATAGTAACAATGGCAGCGGTTACCAATAAAACGTCTCTCAAAAAGGATAATAGTTTTTTCATGTATGCTCCGAATCGTTCGCTTTCGCTGCCTCTCAGGGAAGAACCTCAATTGGGTTGAAAATAGTCAGGACGAGCCGGCTTGCAATAGCCTAGCGAAGCCACTCTTGGCGGCGCAATCATCAACAGTGTTTTGCAGCCAGTAGGTTGGAAGTCAAACCCTGCGGGTGGTTAATTCGGTTGCATTTACGTTCTTTGTTCTCGAGGAATCCGCTCTAGACATTGCCTGCCTCACCACCAGTGAGCCCTTCCAGGCCTTTCTCGGCATCTCTTGCTGAGTGAGGGTGCTAAAGAGCAAGTTGGCAGCGGGAGGTCTGTTGAGGCCGTGGGCTCCCATAGTTAGGTAGGCCTTCGAGGCCAACAAGAAACGCCGAAGCGGCAGCGGAGGAACACCGAAG
It contains:
- a CDS encoding entericidin A/B family lipoprotein, encoding MFRLFAMIAALLALTACETVGGFGEDVQTAGQGISATAQAVEEEIED
- a CDS encoding BrnA antitoxin family protein yields the protein MPDPKPLTKTARAHHFYMAEAMRRLEWDLQNHLMKERRIPEAWHEIASRKTSAKKQLTVRFDEDVVKFFKSAGPGYQGRMNDVLRSFMHMKLGGFLHGEETIDAFRDGDWAGKDRPSWGETEEMRRKLEEDMADMKWKAEQM